In the genome of Candidatus Aminicenantes bacterium, the window GACATCGTCCGCTTCGTCCTGGCGCCCTTTCGCAAGGACGAGCGGAAAGCGTTCGACGAAGCCCTGGACCGGGCCGTGGAGGCTCTCGACCTGGTCCTGGCCGGGAATATCGACAAGGCCATGAACGATTATAATTGAATGCACGAGGGGACCTAAAAATCCCCCTCCTTGTCCTCACCGTAAGAGTGAGGGCTGCTAAACCATAAGGAGAACGCGATGAGACAGTACGAGACGGGGTTCCTCCTCTCCCCCCAATTGACCGAAGAGGAGGCCGAGGCCATCGTCACCCAGATGGCCGACGTCATCGCCCAGCGTCAGGGCAAGATGGCCAAGGTGGACAAGTGGGGCAAGCGCCGGACGGCCTATGCCCTGGGCAAGTTCCACGACGCCTACTACTTCTTCTTCCACTACGAGGGCGGCCCCGACATCCCGGCCGAGCTGGCCCGGCGGTTCCGCCAGATGGACACGGTTC includes:
- the rpsF gene encoding 30S ribosomal protein S6, which gives rise to MRQYETGFLLSPQLTEEEAEAIVTQMADVIAQRQGKMAKVDKWGKRRTAYALGKFHDAYYFFFHYEGGPDIPAELARRFRQMDTVLRYLTLIKETQQNMRRKKKPHSKPKPGEAPAPDAAAEAPADKKREEA